CCACCCCCGACGGCCGGCGCTGCGTCGACATCCGCGGGCTGCGCTACACCGCGCTGGACGCCGCGACCCAGGCCCAGGACCCCAGCTCGATCGCGCACGCGATCGAATGGCAGCCCTGGGACGCGGCTCCGCAGACACCGGACCTGCCCGGCACGCTGGCCGTGGTCGGCGAAGGTGCCGCGGCCGAGGCCCTGCGGGGCGGACTGACCGGGGCCGGTCACCGCACGGCCGGCGTCACCGAGGCCCAGTCCGTCGTCTACGTCGCCGACTCCCGGGCCGGCGAGACCGACCTGGACTGCGCGTCGCGGCTGGTCGGCGAGGTGTCCGACCTGGTGGCACGGCTGGCCGAGCGGGAAGCCCATCCGCCCGCGCTGTGGATCATCACCCACGGCGTCCACGAGGCCCTCTCCGACGCCGCGGTGCGCCAAAGCTGCCTGTGGGGTCTGGCCGGGGTGATCCGCGCCGAGCAACCGCAGCTCTGCGGTGGCCTGGTGGATCTGCCCGAAGACCCCGCCGGCATCGCCGATTGCATCGCGACACTGTCGACGGTGCTGCGTACTCCGGCGAAATCCATCCTGGTGCTGCGCGACCGCCAGTTCCTGGCGCCGACGTTCACCCCGGTCTCCGGTCCGCCCCAACGCGAGCCGATGGTATGCCAACCCGACGGCGCCTACCTGATCACCGGCGGGATGGGTGCACTCGGCCTGCTGATGGCCGGGTGGCTGGCCGACCGCGGCGCCCGCCGGCTGGTGCTGGCCGGGCGCAGCGCTCTGCCGCCCCGGCGCGACTGGGACGCCGACCGCCTCGATGCCGACGTCCGCCACAAGATCGCCGGCATCCGGGCGCTGGAGCGCCGCGGAGTCACCGTCGACGTGGCCGCCCTCGACATCGGTTCCCGAGACGGCGTGATCGACCTGCTGGCCCGCCGTGACGCGGCGGGAGCACCGCCGATCCGCGGCATCATCCACGCCGCCGGCGTCACCGAAGGCCAGCTGTTGACCGAGGTCGACGAGGACAGGCTCCGCGACACCATGTGGCCCAAGGTCGCCGGTGCGCAGGTGCTGCACGAACTGTTCCCGCCGGCAAGTGTGGACTTCTTCTTCATGACCGCCGCGGCGGGTGCGGTGTTCGGGGTGCCCGGCCAGGGCGCCTACGCCAGCGCGAACGCCTACCTGGACGGTCTGGCCCGCGCGCGCCACCAGCGGGGCTGCCACAGCGTCAGCCTGGACTGGGTGGCCTGGAAGGGCCTCGGCTTCGGCGCCGAGGCGCACGTCGTGCTGCACGAGCTGGAGCGGATGGGTTCCCGGCCGATCTCCCCGGCCGAAGCCTTCGCCGCCTGGGACCACGTCGAGCACTACGACGTCGCCCAGGCCGTCATGGTGCCGCTGCCCAGAGAAGGAAAGCCCGGGGAGTCCGCTGCCGACGGCGGTGCACCGACCCGCGACTGGGCGCAGCTGCCCGCCGATGAGATACTCAGCGAGCTGGAAATCGGGTTGCGCAGCATTCTGGCCCGCGAGCTTCGCATGTCGGAGGCCGAACTACAGCTGGACCGGCCGTTCGCCGAGCTCGGCCTCAATTCGGTGATGGCGATGGCGGTCCGGCGCGAAATCGAACAACTGGTCGGCCTGGAGCTGTCGGCGACGATGCTGTGGAACCACCCGACCACTGCGGCGCTGGCGGCACACCTGACCGGCAAGCTGCTGCCGCAGGAGGATTCCGGCCACGACCCGGCGGCCGCCAACGGCGAGCTGCCCGAGTCGGCCGACAGTGTGTTGAATGAGCTGTTCGACAGCGTGGAATCGGCTCCGGCCGGATGGGACGGGATCTAGTGGGAATTGAGTTCCCCGCATGACCGCAGCATTTGACGAAGAATCACTGCGCCACTGGCTGGCCGACTACCTGGTCACCAATATCGGCTGCAGCCCCGACGAGATCGACTTCAACTCGTCGCTGAACGACCTGGGCGTCGGATCCCGCGACGCCGTGGTGCTCTGCGGTGAGCTGTCCGAACTGCTCGGCCGCAAAGTCTCGCCGGTTGAACTCTGGCAGCACCCGTCGGTCACCGAGCTGGCGAAGTTCCTCATCGAGCCGGACTCCGCCGACGAGGAGTCGGCGCCCGAGCCCGGCCGGTTCGGCACCGACGAGCCCATCGCGGTGATCGGTCTGGGTTGCCGGTTCCCCGGCGACATCACCTCGCCGGAAGCGCTGTGGCAGTTCCTGATCGACGGTGGCAACGCGGTCACCGAGGTGCCGGCCGACCGCTGGGCGCCGTTCGACGACGGGTCGCCCGAGATCACCACCGCGATCGCCCGCACCACCCGTTGGGGTTCGTTCCTGAGCGACATCGCCGCCTTCGACGCGGAGTTCTTCGAGATCTCCAGCCGCGAGGCCGTCAAGATGGACCCCCAGCAGCGGCTGCTGCTGGAAGTGGCGTGGGAAGCCTTGGAGCACGCCGGAATCCCGGCGACCTCCTTGCGGCGGTCGCAGACCGGCGTGTACGTCGGGGCCAGCATCACCGAGTACGGCTGCCACGCATCCGCCGACCTGAACGGTGTGGACGCCTGGAGCAACGCCGGTGGCGCACTGAGCATCATCGCCAACCGGCTGTCGTACTTCCTGGACCTGCGGGGCCCCTCGGTGACGGTGGACACCGCGTGCTCGTCGTCGCTGGTCGCGCTGCACCTGGCGTGCCGGAGCCTGCGGACCGGGGAGTGCGAGACCGCCATCGCCGGCGGGGTCAACCTGCTGATGTCCCCGGCGGTGTTCCGCGGTTTCGACCAGAGCGGCGCGCTGTCGGCGACCGGCGCGTGCCACGCGTTCGACGCCGAGGCCGACGGATTCGTCCGTGGCGAGGGCTGCGGTGCCGTGGTGCTCAAGCGCCTGTCGGACGCCCGGCGCGACGGCGACCGGGTGCTGGCGGTGGTCCGCGGGTCGGCGATCAACCAGGACGGGCACTCCAATGGCCTGCTGGCGCCCAATCCGGCCGCCCAGATGGCGGTGCTGCGCTCGGCCTACGCCGACGCCGGGATCGCGCCACAGGAAGTCGACTACGTCGAAACCCACGGAACCGGCACCCTGCTCGGTGACCCGATCGAGGCCCGGGCGCTGGGCACCGTACTGGGGCGTGGACGCCCCGCGGAGGCGCCGCTGCTGCTCGGTGCCGCCAAGTCGAACCTGGGCCACCTCGAGGCGGCCGCCGGCATGGTCGGCTTCATCAAATCGGTGCTGGCCGTGCAGCGCGGGCAGATCCCGCGCAACCTGCACTTCAACACCCCGAACCCACACATCGCCTTCGACCAGATGCGGTTGAAGGTCGTTGCCGAACAACAGGACTGGCCGTCCACCGACCACCCGCGGCGGGCCGGGATCTCCTCGTTCGGCTTCGGCGGCACCAACGCGCACGTGGTGATCGAACAGGCGCCACCAGCCAAAATCGCTGTGCGCGAGGCAGATCCAGCGGTCACGACGCTGGTGGTCTCCGGGCGGACCCCGGAACGGATCGCGGCGACCGCCGGCGAACTGGCCGCCTGGCTGGACGGGGCCGGCGCCGAGGTGGACCTGCCCGACATCGCACACACCCTCAACCACCACCGTGCCCGGCAGGCCCAGTTCGCCACCGTATGCGCCCGGGACCGCGGCGAGGCCGTACGCGGCCTGCAGGCACTGGCCGCCGGTACCTCGGCCGACGGCGTCGTCGGTCCACACGACGGGCCGTGCGGGCCCGGCACCGTGTTCGTGTATTCCGGACAGGGCTCGCACTGGGCCGGAATGGGCCGGCAACTGCTCACCGACGAACCGGCGTTCGCCCGGGCACTGGCAGTGCTGGAACCGGTCTTCGTCGAACACGTCGGGTTCTCGTTGTGGCAGGTGATCTCCAGCGGTGAACCGATCAGTGGCGACGCGCAGGTGCAGCCGGTCCTGATGGGACTGCAGCTGGCCCTGACCGAGCTGTGGCGTTCCTACGGCGTGCACCCCGACGCCGTCATCGGTCACTCCATGGGTGAGGTGACCGCGGCGGTCGTGGCCGGCGCACTGAGCCCGGCCGCCGGATTCCGGGTGATCGCGGCGCGCTCCCGGCTGATGTCGCAACAAGCCGGACAGGGCGCGGTGGCGTTGCTGAACCTGGACAGCGAGACCACCGACGCGCTGTTGGCCGGCTTCCCGGACGTCAGCGTGGCGGGTTACCTGTCGCCCAAGCAGACCGTGGTGGCCGGACCGGTGGCGCCGGTCGACGCGGTGATCGCCGCGGTCAGCGCCCAGAACAAGTTCGCCCGGCGGGTCAACATGGAAGTGGCCTCGCACACCGCGCTGATGGACCCGATCCTGCCCGACCTGCGGGCGGCGCTGGCGGACCTGACGCCCGAGGTGGCCACCATCCCGTTCTTCTCCACCGTGACCGAGAGCGCCATGCCGGCCGGTGGCATGCCGCTGCTGGACGCCGAGTACTGGGTGAACAACGTGCGGCAGCCCGCGCTGCTGACCCAGGCCGTCACCGCCGCCGCCGCCGAACACACCACCTTCGTCGAGGTCAGTGCGCACCCGATCCTGACCCACGCGATCGCCGACACCTGCGAGGCACTGGCCGGCCACCACCACAGCGTGGGAACCCTGGTGCGCAACGCCGACGACGCGATCAGCTTCCACACCAGCCTCAACCGCACCCACACCGCCCAGCCGCCGCAGACCCCGCACCCGCCGGAACCGCATCCGGTGCTGCCGGCCACGCCGTGGCAGCACAGCCGCTACTGGATCGACACCGTCGCCATCCGCAGCGCCGCCGGGCAGGTGGCCTCCGGCGCTGAGCGGGCCACCGGCAGCCCCGGTGCGGTGCCCACCGACTGGTGGTGCGAACTGACCTGGCCGGAGGCAGCCGCCGTGGCGGCCGCTGACAACGCCGGCGACCCGAGATGGCTGGTGATCGGCGACGACGAGCTGGGCGCCGAACTCGGCGCCGTGACCACCCTGGACGCCTCGGCGCTGGCCGCCGACGCCGACCCGGCAGCACTGTCGGCGGCACTGACCGGGGCCACCCATGTGCTGTATGCGCCGGCCGTCTCCGCGGACCTCTCCGCGGCACCGGCCTACGACACCTTCAACGCCGGGCGGCGGCTGGCGGCGGGCCTGCTGGACCGGCCGGAGTCGCCGACGCTATTTCTGCTCACGCGCAACGCCCAACCGGTCGGGGAGGGCGACCGGGCCCAC
This is a stretch of genomic DNA from Mycolicibacter terrae. It encodes these proteins:
- a CDS encoding type I polyketide synthase, which translates into the protein MTAAFDEESLRHWLADYLVTNIGCSPDEIDFNSSLNDLGVGSRDAVVLCGELSELLGRKVSPVELWQHPSVTELAKFLIEPDSADEESAPEPGRFGTDEPIAVIGLGCRFPGDITSPEALWQFLIDGGNAVTEVPADRWAPFDDGSPEITTAIARTTRWGSFLSDIAAFDAEFFEISSREAVKMDPQQRLLLEVAWEALEHAGIPATSLRRSQTGVYVGASITEYGCHASADLNGVDAWSNAGGALSIIANRLSYFLDLRGPSVTVDTACSSSLVALHLACRSLRTGECETAIAGGVNLLMSPAVFRGFDQSGALSATGACHAFDAEADGFVRGEGCGAVVLKRLSDARRDGDRVLAVVRGSAINQDGHSNGLLAPNPAAQMAVLRSAYADAGIAPQEVDYVETHGTGTLLGDPIEARALGTVLGRGRPAEAPLLLGAAKSNLGHLEAAAGMVGFIKSVLAVQRGQIPRNLHFNTPNPHIAFDQMRLKVVAEQQDWPSTDHPRRAGISSFGFGGTNAHVVIEQAPPAKIAVREADPAVTTLVVSGRTPERIAATAGELAAWLDGAGAEVDLPDIAHTLNHHRARQAQFATVCARDRGEAVRGLQALAAGTSADGVVGPHDGPCGPGTVFVYSGQGSHWAGMGRQLLTDEPAFARALAVLEPVFVEHVGFSLWQVISSGEPISGDAQVQPVLMGLQLALTELWRSYGVHPDAVIGHSMGEVTAAVVAGALSPAAGFRVIAARSRLMSQQAGQGAVALLNLDSETTDALLAGFPDVSVAGYLSPKQTVVAGPVAPVDAVIAAVSAQNKFARRVNMEVASHTALMDPILPDLRAALADLTPEVATIPFFSTVTESAMPAGGMPLLDAEYWVNNVRQPALLTQAVTAAAAEHTTFVEVSAHPILTHAIADTCEALAGHHHSVGTLVRNADDAISFHTSLNRTHTAQPPQTPHPPEPHPVLPATPWQHSRYWIDTVAIRSAAGQVASGAERATGSPGAVPTDWWCELTWPEAAAVAAADNAGDPRWLVIGDDELGAELGAVTTLDASALAADADPAALSAALTGATHVLYAPAVSADLSAAPAYDTFNAGRRLAAGLLDRPESPTLFLLTRNAQPVGEGDRAHPAHAVLWGLGRTLALEHPEIWGRVVDVDESVPASLVAGYLRAEAGAADTEDQIVYRAGVRRVPRLRKGRPTGAAAPVEFDTDSCHLVIGATGNIGPQLVRQLAASGARTIVAVSRRPGTRLEELAAELSPAGVTLVTVAADAADETAMSALFDRFGVDLPPLAGIHVAAFAGGPVTLREMTDADVTAMFRPKLDVVAVLHKLSLRHPVRHFVLFSSISGITGSRWLAHYTATTTFLDAFAYARRAAGLPATAINWGLWKSLNDTQSDVERQVTVESGLEPMSDDVAIGALPLVIGAQSAARHTVVAADWPRLATAYRTRAALHIVDDLLAVAEPADGSAPVTTEFRRALAEAEPEQRLELLREHVTTQVAAAMGLASRHALDPTAGFFASGMDSLMSVTLQRALSDSLGETLPAAVVFDYPTIEALTGYLATILPELVEAAEQDSTDAYDDMSDDELLAQLSERLS